One window of the Anopheles cruzii chromosome 2, idAnoCruzAS_RS32_06, whole genome shotgun sequence genome contains the following:
- the LOC128278651 gene encoding toll-like receptor 4, whose translation MAISIKEELMKLKGPDSYLPDERECILGQASFYLAHWLMANATINSANPDLQGKYIDLSYQASKRNQIVIMMLTSTKTEAVYVSLAHRNMTSVPYEELQMINTTLRYLSMAGNYLYNIRLPRLWKLKVLDLRNCALVHLDYDVFTSVPNLQQLYLSHNYLLQLTAHHMKPLSLLRHLDLAYNSNGQQAYQSYTDHEEAPDPYNSLTEGLELSEDVFDPLEQLIFLDLSHTKLLATSARAFRDLAVEQLSLCYTGISIIVGSMMYGTLRTLDISGNAGITAAIHRDMDAGVRGLNGNIEILACENASVKYLDWIHGMANLRVLLLSYNNINQLTNETFTTLERLEILDLNANHISNWHWRIFAHNSALTVLDLSANNLNVLTIEMLNDFENVRFLAIGQNNFLCHCLLRDFIDMANLSSNGIGCAIRTMGQHFLRVDNGSTIWNRGQKMQSAPEATYIVDTTSSMSNYIIKTKRSLSGRWNRSQGRLGTLQLLNCSSNVDDSDEDAAGLIQLIDFSVERYTCRDLENVEHDFNDQEHCTFDRSALGGLLINGINDTASSIVKFVLIFFGFALVAFIIYISKWEHVKYFCIIVRNATVLSMMRQKKDTLVARGPNDNRRHSSIGSADGFLYDVFVSYSEHDRSWVLDELLPNLERSEDISVCLHERDFKVGVSILENIIHCMDQSRTLLLVMSEHFLLSHWCQFEMHLAQHRLLETRREHLILVLLEEIPKIKRPKTLHYLMKTKTYIRWPTVAVERKLFWIRLKKSIHDGINWEPDDEDRTSSRA comes from the exons ATGGCCATCAGTATTAAAGAGGAATTGATGAAACTAAAGGGCCCCGATTCGTATTTGCCGGATGAACGGGAATGCATACTCGGACAAGCATCTTTCTACTTGGCCCACTGGCTGATGGCGAACGCAACCATCAATAGTGCAAACCCAG ATTTGCAAGGGAAGTACATTGATCTTTCTTATCAAGCGTCGAAGCGAAACCAAATTGTAATAATGATGTTAACAAGTACTAAAACA GAAGCGGTCTACGTTTCACTGGCACACCGGAACATGACGTCCGTTCCGTACGAAGAGCTTCAAATGATAAACACTACTCTGAGGTATCTGTCAATGGCAGGAAACTATTTATACA ATATTCGACTTCCCCGATTGTGGAAACTGAAAGTGTTGGATTTGCGAAACTGTGCATTGGTGCACCTGGACTATGACGTTTTTACTAGCGTGCCAAATTTACAGCAGCTCTACCTTTCGCACAACTACCTCCTTCAGTTGACAGCGCACCATATGAAGCCATTATCATTGTTGCGCCATTTGGATCTTGCGTACAACTCGAATGGTCAACAAGCCTACCAAAGCTACACCGATCATGAGGAAGCACCGGATCCCTACAACAGCCTAACCGAAGGACTCGAGCTTAGTGAGGATGTGTTCGATCCACTTGAGCAGCTGATCTTTCTTGATCTCTCGCATACCAAACTGCTGGCAACCAGCGCCCGAGCCTTTCGCGATCTTGCTGTGGAGCAATTGAGCCTGTGCTACACCGGTATCTCGATCATCGTCGGTTCAATGATGTATGGGACACTCCGGACGCTGGACATATCGGGCAATGCGGGAATAACCGCTGCGATCCATCGTGACATGGACGCCGGGGTGCGGGGCTTAAATGGCAACATTGAAATACTGGCATGCGAGAACGCGTCGGTCAAGTACCTCGACTGGATACACGGTATGGCTAACTTGCGTGTATTGCTGCTAAGCTATAACAACATCAACCAATTGACGAATGAAACGTTCACAACACTGGAGCGACTAGAAATACTCGATCTCAATGCGAATCACATCAGCAACTGGCACTGGCGCATTTTTGCCCATAATTCCGCCCTGACCGTGCTTGATCTGTCGGCCAATAATTTGAATGTGTTGACGATCGAGATGCTCAACGATTTCGAGAACGTGCGCTTCCTGGCGATCGGCCAGAATAACTTCCTTTGTCACTGTTTGCTGCGCGATTTCATTGACATGGCCAATCTGAGCTCCAACGGTATCGGGTGTGCGATACGCACAATGGGCCAGCATTTTCTTCGCGTGGACAATGGATCAACAATCTGGAACAGAGGACAGAAAATGCAATCTGCGCCCGAAGCTACTTACATCGTTGATACTACATCCTCGATGAGCAACTACATCATCAAAACTAAACGTTCTCTGTCTGGGCGTTGGAACCGCAGCCAGGGACGGTTGGGTACGTTACAGTTGCTTAACTGCAGCAGCAATGTCGACGATTCCGACGAAGACGCGGCAGGATTGATCCAGTTGATTGATTTCAGCGTGGAAAGGTACACCTGTCGTGATCTAGAGAACGTCGAGCACGACTTCAACGACCAAGAACACTGCACATTCGATCGGTCCGCACTGGGGGGTTTGTTGATCAACGGAATAAACGATACGGCTTCATCGATCGTGAAGTTTGTGCTGATCTTCTTCGGGTTCGCCCTCGTCGCGTTCATTATCTATATCTCGAAGTGGGAACACGTCAAATACTTCTGCATCATCGTGCGCAACGCAACCGTGCTGAGCATGATGCGCCAAAAGAAGGACACCTTGGTGGCGAGAGGACCGAACGACAATCGGCGACACTCTTCGATCGGTTCAGCAGATGGATTTTTATACGACGTGTTTGTCAGCTATTCGGAGCACGACCGATCGTGGGTTTTGGACGAACTGTTGCCCAACTTGGAACGCTCAGAAGACATCAGTGTGTGCTTGCATGAGCGTGATTTCAAG GTTGGAGTTAGCATACTCGAAAACATCATACACTGTATGGATCAATCCCGCACGCTGCTGTTGGTTATGTCGGAGCACTTTCTTCTCAGCCACTGGTGTCAGTTCGAGATGCACCTTGCTCAACATCG GTTGCTGGAAACGCGCCGCGAACATCTCATCTTGGTGTTGCTAGAAGAGATACCAAAAATAAAGCGACCCAAAACGTTGCACTATCTGATGAAGACGAAAACGTACAtacggtggccaaccg TCGCCGTGGAgagaaagctgttttggaTACGCTTAAAAAAGTCCATTCACGACGGCATCAACTGGGAACCGGATGACGAAGACCGCACATCCTCCAGAGCATAG
- the LOC128268755 gene encoding eukaryotic peptide chain release factor subunit 1, translated as MSFDETSADRNVEIWKIKKLIKSLEMARGNGTSMISLIIPPKDQISRVSKMLADEFGTASNIKSRVNRLSVLGAITSVQHRLKLYTKVPPNGLVIYCGTIVTEEGKEKKVNIDFEPFKPINTSLYLCDNKFHTEALTALLADDNKFGFIVMDGNGALFGTLQGNTREVLHKFTVDLPKKHGRGGQSALRFARLRMEKRHNYVRKVAEVATQLFITNDKPNIAGLILAGSADFKTELSQSDMFDPRLQSKVIKLVDVSYGGENGFNQAIELAAESLQNVKFIQEKKLIGRYFDEISQDTGKYCFGVEDTLKALELGSVETLICWENLDIQRYVLKNHASATSTTVLHLTPEQEKDKSHFTDKESGVEMELVESQPLLEWLANNYKCFGATLEIITDKSQEGSQFVRGFGGIGGVLRYKVDFQSMQLDELDNDCFDLDEY; from the exons ATGTCGTTCGACGAAACTTCTGCGGATCGGAATGTGGAGATCTGGAAAATCAAAAAGCTTATCAAGAGCTTGGAAATGGCCAGGGG CAACGGAACGAGCATGATCTCGTTGATCATACCGCCGAAGGATCAGATCAGCCGGGTCAGTAAGATGCTGGCGGACGAGTTTGGCACGGCTTCGAACATCAAATCGCGCGTCAACCGCCTGTCCGTGCTCGGTGCCATCACGTCTGTCCAGCACAGGCTGAAGCTCTACACCAAAGTGCCTCCGAATGGTTTAGTGATTTACTGCGGTACGATCGTGACCGAAGAGGGCAAGGAAAAGAAGGTCAATATCGACTTCGAACCGTTCAAACCAATCAATACCTCTCTGTATCTGTGCGACAACAAATTCCACACCGAAGCGCTCACTGCACTGCTTGCCGATGACAATAAGTTCGGTTTCATCGTGATGGACGGTAACGGTGCACTCTTCGGAACGCTGCAG GGCAATACTCGAGAAGTGCTGCACAAATTCACCGTCGATCTGCCGAAGAAGCACGGTCGCGGTGGTCAGTCTGCGCTGCGTTTTGCCCGGTTGCGAATGGAAAAGCGACACAACTACGTGCGAAaggtggcggaggtggccaCGCAGCTGTTCATCACCAACGACAAGCCCAACATTGCCGGCCTGATTCTGGCTGGTAGTGCCGATTTTAAAACCGAGCTGAGTCAGTCCGACATGTTCGATCCG AGATTGCAATCAAAAGTGATCAAGCTGGTGGATGTGTCATACGGTGGGGAGAATGGTTTCAACCAAGCCATCGAACTTGCCGCGGAATCGCTACAGAACGTGAAGTTTATTCAGGAGAAGAAACTGATCGGGCGCTACTTTGACGAAATTTCGCAG GATACCGGAAAGTACTGCTTCGGTGTCGAAGACACGTTAAAGGCGCTAGAGCTGGGGTCGGTAGAGACGCTGATTTGCTGGGAAAATCTCGATATACAGCGTTACGTGCTGAAGAACCATGCGAGTGCAACTTCGACCACAGTATTACACTTAACGCCCGAGCAGGAAAAGGACAAGTCTCACTTCACGGACAAAGAG AGTGGTGTCGAAATGGAATTGGTCGAGTCGCAGCCGCTGCTGGAGTGGCTCGCGAACAACTACAAGTGCTTCGGTGCAACATTGGAAATCATTACCGACAAATCACAGGAAGGCAGCCAGTTCGTGCGCGGATTCGGTGGCATAGGAG GTGTCCTTCGCTACAAGGTAGATTTTCAAAGCATGCAACTGGATGAACTGGATAACGATTGTTTCGACCTCGACGAGTACTAA
- the LOC128277831 gene encoding U4/U6 small nuclear ribonucleoprotein Prp3 isoform X1: MAYLSRRELDEVRPSLEKLVYKVLGTADATIIGSIESNLYNGFDRRKLIDKLSFSIDTRKASRLGDKVEDFLDNIKINSQPGHQQHQQQQVRAAAEPLGASVKKRPHEPDAKDVSTKFIDPKRMKQKDDGVTAVSTGATNGSNGSGGELPVAPPAVPNSFSSNQIKTMMENAQREIEERKRKLETIKATKAPQVPASAVAAAVAVSAKISAAAAAAAAAAASATATVLGTAHATSAGAPGTATPVTGPAGAAVAAITDVERSKKIAQLQEQIRAKLSGTLATVLPPPPPVQDKPKPLILDAEGRTVDGSGRAIIVPQLTPTLKANIRAKKRETSKNQQAAERAQTEESNESHFHDERITLKPAVRNKRALRFHEPGKFQQLAERMRMKAQLEKLQNEISQIARKTGISSATKLALIAPKADTHSNEVPQMEWWDSVILTDDLSTLDAQGQICIRESAITNLIEHPTQMRPPNESSRAVYLPVFLTKKERKKLRRQNRREAWKEEQEKIRLGLEAPPEPKLRISNLMRVLGTEAVQDPTKIEAHVREQMARRQKVHEEANAARKLTDDQRREKKMRKMKEDTTLGVHVAVYRIRELQELQSKKFKVETNAKQLFLTGICVLFRDCCVVVVEGGPKQQKKYRRLMLHRIKWEEDLVKNADGNEIPNTCVLVWEGTNQRRNFGEFKYKSFPLEKSARDFFQKHHVEHYWDLAYSGAVLEASEDA; this comes from the exons ATGGCGTATCTCTCGCGTCGCGAGCTGGACGAAGTGCGGCCAAGCTTGGAAAAGCTGGTGTACAAGGTGCTCGGCACGGCGGACGCGACCATCATTGggtcgatcgaatcgaacctTTACAATGGGTTCGATCGCCGCAAGCTGATCGACAAGCTTTCGTTCTCGATCGACACCCGCAAAGCATCGCGGCTCGGAGATAAGGTTGAAGACTTTTTGGATAACATCAAAATCAACAGCCAACCggggcaccagcagcaccaacaacagcaagtgCGTGCTGCAGCGGAACCTCTGGGAGCCAGCGTGAAAAAGCGTCCCCATGAACCGGATGCGAAAGATGTGTCGACGAAATTCATCGATCCGAAGCGAATGAAACAGAAAGATGACGGAGTGACGGCCGTGTCGACGGGCGCCACCAACGGCAGCAATGGGAGCGGTGGCGAGTTACCGGTTGCACCACCGGCGGTGCCTAACAGCTTCTCTTCGAACCAAATCAAGACGATGATGGAAAATGCGCAGCGTGAGATCGAGGAGCGCAAGCGCAAGCTGGAAACCATCAAGGCAACCAAAGCGCCGCAGGTTCCGGCTTcggctgtggcggcggccgttgcgGTCAGTGCGAAGATAtcggcggccgcagcagcagcggctgccgctgcagcgtcagccaccgccaccgttctGGGAACGGCGCATGCGACGTCGGCTGGAGCGCCCGGAACGGCcacaccggtcaccggtccgGCTggagccgccgtcgccgcgatTACGGACGTCGAGCGTTCGAAAAAGATCGCACAGCTGCAAGAGCAGATCCGTGCCAAGCTATCGGGCACGCTGGCGACCgttttgccaccgccgccgccggtccagGACAAACCGAAACCTCTCATACTGGACGCGGAAGGCAGGACGGTCGATGGCAGCGGGCGGGCGATCATCGTGCCACAGCTAACACCGACGCTGAAAGCAAACATCCGCGCGAAGAAGCGCGAAACGAGCAAGAACCAACAGGCGGCCGAACGAGCACAGACCGAAGAATCGAATGAATCGCACTTTCACGACGAGCGAATCACGCTGAAGCCGGCTGTGCGCAACAAACGGGCGCTGCGTTTCCATGAGCCGGGCAAGTTTCAGCAGCTGGCCGAACGGATGCGCATGAAGGCGCAGCTCGAGAAGCTGCAGAATGAGATTTCGCAAATCGCACGCAAAACTGGCATCAGCTCGGCGACCAAGCTGGCACTGATTGCGCCCAAAGCGGACACGCACTCGAACGAGGTGCCGCAGATGGAGTGGTGGGATTCGGTCATTCTTACCGACGATTTGAGCACGCTGGACGCCCAAGGCCAGATCTGTATTCGTGAATCTGCCATCACTAACCTCATCGAGCATCCGACGCAGATGCGTCCTCCGA ATGAATCGTCCCGTGCCGTCTATCTGCCCGTTTTCCTCACGAAAAAGGAGCGCAAGAAGTTGCGGCGCCAGAATCGGCGCGAGGCGTGGAAGGAAGAGCAGGAAAAGATCCGGCTCGGGCTGGAAGCGCCCCCGGAGCCGAAGCTGCGCATTTCGAACCTGATGCGTGTGCTCGGCACGGAAGCGGTCCAAGATCCGACCAAAATCGAGGCGCATGTTCGCGAGCAGATGGCCCGGCGACAGAAGGTGCACGAGGAAGCGAATGCGGCCCGTAAGCTGACCGACGATCAGCGACGCGAGAAGAAAATGCGCAAGATGAAGGAGGACACCACGCTAGGGGTGCACGTTGCCGTCTACCGCATCCGGGAGCTGCAGGAGCTGCAAAGCAAGAAGTTCAAGGTGGAAACCAACGCGAAACAGCTGTTCCTTACCGGCATCTGTGTGCTGTTCCGCGACTGCTGTGTGGTAGTGGTCGAAGGCGGaccgaagcagcaaaaaaagtaCCGCCGCCTCATGCTGCACCGCATCAAGTGGGAGGAAGACTTGGTGAAGAACGCAGACGGCAACGAGATACCGAACACGTGCGTGCTCGTGTGGGAAGGCACCAACCAGCGGCGCAACTTTGGCGAGTTCAAGTACAAATCGTTCCCACTGGAGAAGAGTGCTCGTGATTTCTTCCAGAAGCACCACGTCGAGCACTACTGGGATCTGGCGTACTCGGGAGCCGTGCTCGAGGCATCGGAAGACGCCTAA
- the LOC128277831 gene encoding U4/U6 small nuclear ribonucleoprotein Prp3 isoform X2, whose translation MAYLSRRELDEVRPSLEKLVYKVLGTADATIIGSIESNLYNGFDRRKLIDKLSFSIDTRKASRLGDKVEDFLDNIKINSQPGHQQHQQQQRPHEPDAKDVSTKFIDPKRMKQKDDGVTAVSTGATNGSNGSGGELPVAPPAVPNSFSSNQIKTMMENAQREIEERKRKLETIKATKAPQVPASAVAAAVAVSAKISAAAGAAVAAITDVERSKKIAQLQEQIRAKLSGTLATVLPPPPPVQDKPKPLILDAEGRTVDGSGRAIIVPQLTPTLKANIRAKKRETSKNQQAAERAQTEESNESHFHDERITLKPAVRNKRALRFHEPGKFQQLAERMRMKAQLEKLQNEISQIARKTGISSATKLALIAPKADTHSNEVPQMEWWDSVILTDDLSTLDAQGQICIRESAITNLIEHPTQMRPPNESSRAVYLPVFLTKKERKKLRRQNRREAWKEEQEKIRLGLEAPPEPKLRISNLMRVLGTEAVQDPTKIEAHVREQMARRQKVHEEANAARKLTDDQRREKKMRKMKEDTTLGVHVAVYRIRELQELQSKKFKVETNAKQLFLTGICVLFRDCCVVVVEGGPKQQKKYRRLMLHRIKWEEDLVKNADGNEIPNTCVLVWEGTNQRRNFGEFKYKSFPLEKSARDFFQKHHVEHYWDLAYSGAVLEASEDA comes from the exons ATGGCGTATCTCTCGCGTCGCGAGCTGGACGAAGTGCGGCCAAGCTTGGAAAAGCTGGTGTACAAGGTGCTCGGCACGGCGGACGCGACCATCATTGggtcgatcgaatcgaacctTTACAATGGGTTCGATCGCCGCAAGCTGATCGACAAGCTTTCGTTCTCGATCGACACCCGCAAAGCATCGCGGCTCGGAGATAAGGTTGAAGACTTTTTGGATAACATCAAAATCAACAGCCAACCggggcaccagcagcaccaacaacagcaa CGTCCCCATGAACCGGATGCGAAAGATGTGTCGACGAAATTCATCGATCCGAAGCGAATGAAACAGAAAGATGACGGAGTGACGGCCGTGTCGACGGGCGCCACCAACGGCAGCAATGGGAGCGGTGGCGAGTTACCGGTTGCACCACCGGCGGTGCCTAACAGCTTCTCTTCGAACCAAATCAAGACGATGATGGAAAATGCGCAGCGTGAGATCGAGGAGCGCAAGCGCAAGCTGGAAACCATCAAGGCAACCAAAGCGCCGCAGGTTCCGGCTTcggctgtggcggcggccgttgcgGTCAGTGCGAAGATAtcggcgg cgGCTggagccgccgtcgccgcgatTACGGACGTCGAGCGTTCGAAAAAGATCGCACAGCTGCAAGAGCAGATCCGTGCCAAGCTATCGGGCACGCTGGCGACCgttttgccaccgccgccgccggtccagGACAAACCGAAACCTCTCATACTGGACGCGGAAGGCAGGACGGTCGATGGCAGCGGGCGGGCGATCATCGTGCCACAGCTAACACCGACGCTGAAAGCAAACATCCGCGCGAAGAAGCGCGAAACGAGCAAGAACCAACAGGCGGCCGAACGAGCACAGACCGAAGAATCGAATGAATCGCACTTTCACGACGAGCGAATCACGCTGAAGCCGGCTGTGCGCAACAAACGGGCGCTGCGTTTCCATGAGCCGGGCAAGTTTCAGCAGCTGGCCGAACGGATGCGCATGAAGGCGCAGCTCGAGAAGCTGCAGAATGAGATTTCGCAAATCGCACGCAAAACTGGCATCAGCTCGGCGACCAAGCTGGCACTGATTGCGCCCAAAGCGGACACGCACTCGAACGAGGTGCCGCAGATGGAGTGGTGGGATTCGGTCATTCTTACCGACGATTTGAGCACGCTGGACGCCCAAGGCCAGATCTGTATTCGTGAATCTGCCATCACTAACCTCATCGAGCATCCGACGCAGATGCGTCCTCCGA ATGAATCGTCCCGTGCCGTCTATCTGCCCGTTTTCCTCACGAAAAAGGAGCGCAAGAAGTTGCGGCGCCAGAATCGGCGCGAGGCGTGGAAGGAAGAGCAGGAAAAGATCCGGCTCGGGCTGGAAGCGCCCCCGGAGCCGAAGCTGCGCATTTCGAACCTGATGCGTGTGCTCGGCACGGAAGCGGTCCAAGATCCGACCAAAATCGAGGCGCATGTTCGCGAGCAGATGGCCCGGCGACAGAAGGTGCACGAGGAAGCGAATGCGGCCCGTAAGCTGACCGACGATCAGCGACGCGAGAAGAAAATGCGCAAGATGAAGGAGGACACCACGCTAGGGGTGCACGTTGCCGTCTACCGCATCCGGGAGCTGCAGGAGCTGCAAAGCAAGAAGTTCAAGGTGGAAACCAACGCGAAACAGCTGTTCCTTACCGGCATCTGTGTGCTGTTCCGCGACTGCTGTGTGGTAGTGGTCGAAGGCGGaccgaagcagcaaaaaaagtaCCGCCGCCTCATGCTGCACCGCATCAAGTGGGAGGAAGACTTGGTGAAGAACGCAGACGGCAACGAGATACCGAACACGTGCGTGCTCGTGTGGGAAGGCACCAACCAGCGGCGCAACTTTGGCGAGTTCAAGTACAAATCGTTCCCACTGGAGAAGAGTGCTCGTGATTTCTTCCAGAAGCACCACGTCGAGCACTACTGGGATCTGGCGTACTCGGGAGCCGTGCTCGAGGCATCGGAAGACGCCTAA
- the LOC128269503 gene encoding partner of xrn-2 protein 1-like, which translates to MKLFIKSISVHIEPSTSQFNYSTRDYPSDVMTFDVEKYKTFYECDEHWELKRAFMEAHKDRFPEEEVVCLAQVYTNIELLGCRYPSETMQLVAELSKNLVEKYRDSRTGKLKRTFVAASDAAAARYAPKK; encoded by the exons ATGAAGTTGTTTATAAAGTCAATAAGTGTCCACATCGAACCCTCAACATCACAGTTCAATTACAG CACCCGTGACTACCCTTCCGACGTGATGACTTTCGACGTAGAGAAGTATAAGACCTTTTACGAGTGCGACGAACATTGGGAGCTCAAGCGTGCGTTCATGGAAGCGCACAAGGATCGGTTCCCCGAGGAGGAAGTCGTCTGTTTGGCGCAAGTTTACACAAACATTGAACTGCTAGGCTGCCGGTATCCGTCCGAAACCATGCAGCTGGTAGCGGAATTGTCCAAAAATCTGGTGGAAAAGTACCGCGACTCGAGGACCGGCAAGCTGAAACGTACCTTTGTTGCTGCATCGGATGCTGCCGCGGCACGATATGCAccgaaaaaatga
- the LOC128269502 gene encoding uncharacterized protein LOC128269502, whose amino-acid sequence MESVKNDEVAGESLASEESATVPAEDGVGNGRKRKLSLTDDSNGAEPPNAKQQLLSEAEASSSSSRGDNGTEDPETSSPEVPLGVNLLDLSDEILLLIFQHLDGNSLLPLSYSCNRLQRLVGDKTLWIVADYTTEGLSSHEVQQRVWQLQPVTKTLKLRGLTSVYPEVRWNASTLTPVILETITLLCPLLERLELTEAYLDMNEISILMFPRTLRKLVLRKCAVSAQFPQENFLVPHPQISSFLSNIQHLVRLEELTIEYCAWFDTHDLMALSKLPNLRYLSLKGCVNIKDSVPYASLATRFGFKKLQVLDLRDTPISDSDVSCFNTVHSLRELLLECPEHLRTERGLHEYNEAERQRAEQLHRLAVPDIIHHNDAHPQPAAAGEGGAAGEAAGGAGGPPPPLPPPRLGFEIRLINGDQDVVVHNYRNFARRSPPPARVFHIFADAEMNQAGQAGAQPPPPPPPPLAAVAAAAAAAAEAAAAVRGAVPPAALAAGVAAAPAAAAEVAAAARGADPGLAGLAAAAAQVAALAGVVAPPPVPAADVQENNNNNNNNVNNNNNNVDRQHIVRIINRDLLLQRPEQLELENPRRFLRRPLERQIHAAYQQIFNAGNNANLHRPWAPPDPPARQERQPPAVVLAPVAQAPPPDAGAGGAANGADQAAAEPPPINLHLRINAVGHRRVINRIRHNPAPANGNGQAADPVPPPQQPQPPQQPQAAGRPFQPQAHPPGPQRIVPHVIIMPGLDNIQDFIHRHGNGNHHQLFVNLGMGQQPANYVSLVSDRSICAYGVSRNDAVIGRLVPNLTGLERLSVRNYKLVTDISLEHLESAAPHLLLLDVTGTSVTANGVRGFRLSRPGCAVVCDFDDVLESSPKDNEQPPDVPPEAQAPVPVP is encoded by the exons ATGGAATCGGTAAAGAATGACGAAGTGGCTGGTGAATCACTAGCGAGCGAAGAAAGCGCTACTGTTCCGGCGGAAGATGGCGTCGGGAATGGTCGGAAACGAAAATTGTCACTCACCGACGATTCGAATGGTGCGGAGCCGCCGAACGCCAAACAGCAATTGCTGTCGGAGGCAgaagcaagcagcagcagcagccgcggcgACAATGGAACCGAAGACCCTGAAACCTCGTCGCCGGAAGTGCCGTTAGGCGTTAATCTGCTCGACTTGAGCGATGAAATATTGCTACTGATTTTCCAGCACCTCGACGGTAACAGCCTACTGCCACTGTCGTACTCCTGCAACCGGTTGCAGCGCCTCGTTGGCGATAAAACGCTCTGGATCGTGGCGGATTACACGACCGAGGGTTTGAGTTCGCACGAGGTGCAGCAGCGCGTGTGGCAGCTACAGCCGGTCACGAAGACGCTCAAGCTGCGCGGATTGACCAGCGTTTACCCGGAAGTGCGTTGGAACGCGTCCACCCTGACGCCGGTGATCCTCGAGACGATCACGCTGCTTTGCCCGCTGCTGGAACGACTCGAGCTAACCGAAGCGTATCTGGATATGAACGAAATCAGTATTCTCATGTTCCCGCGCACGCTCCGCAAGCTCGTGCTACGGAAGTGTGCCGTTTCGGCACAGTTTCCCCAGGAAAACTTTCTCGTGCCACATCCGCAGATCAGCTCGTTCCTGTCCAACATCCAGCATCTGGTGCGGCTGGAAGAACTCACGATCGAGTACTGCGCTTGGTTCGATACGCACGACCTGATGGCCCTTTCGAAGCTGCCCAACTTGCGTTACCTTAGCCTGAAGGGGTGCGTCAACATTAAGGACAGCGTCCCGTACGCCAGTCTGGCCACCCGGTTCGGATTCAAAAAGCTGCAGGTTCTGGATCTCCGCGACACGCCCATTTCGGACTCGGACGTGAGCTGCTTCAATACCGTCCATTCGTTGCGCGAACTGCTGCTCGAGTGTCCGGAGCATCTGCGCACCGAGCGCGGTCTGCACGAGTACAATGAAGCCGAGCGGCAGCGCGCGGAACAGCTGCACCGCCTGGCGGTGCCTGACATTATACATCACAACGATGCGCATCCTCAACCGGCTGCCGCCGGAGAGGGTGGTGCAGCTGGCGAAGCTGCAGGAGGGGCCGgcggaccgccaccgcccctGCCGCCTCCCCGGCTGGGGTTCGAAATTCGGCTGATCAATGGCGATCAGGACGTGGTGGTGCACAACTATCGCAATTTTGCCCGCCGATCACCGCCCCCTGCTCGGGTGTTTCACATTTTCGCTGACGCGGAGATGAATCAGGCCGGTCAAGCTGGTGCACAacccccaccacccccaccgccaccacttgcggcagtcgcagcagcagcagcagccgcagcagaagcagccgCTGCAGTGCGAGGAGCTGTCCCCCCGGCAGCTCTAGCGGCGGgagtcgcagcagcaccagcagccgcagcagagGTAGCCGCTGCAGCGCGAGGAGCAGACCCAGGTCTTGCCGgactcgcagcagcagcagcacaggtAGCCGCTTTAGCGGGAGTAGTAGCTCCGCCGCCAGTTCCAGCTGCTGACGTTCaggaaaacaataataataacaataataatgtcaacaacaacaataacaacgtCGATCGTCAGCATATCGTTCGCATCATCAATCGCGATCTGTTGCTGCAGCGACCCGAACAGTTGGAGCTAGAGAATCCGCGGCGTTTCCTGCGGCGCCCGCTCGAACGGCAGATTCACGCCGCGTACCAACAGATCTTTAACGCAGGAAACAATGCAAACTTGCACCGCCCTTGGGCACCCCCAGATCCTCCGGCGCGACAGGAGCGACAGCCCCCGGCAGTGGTCCTGGCACCGGTTGCACAGGCCCCACCACCCGACGCAGGAGCGGGGGGAGCTGCAAATGGTGCAGATCAAGCCGCGGCGGAACCGCCACCAATTAATT TGCATCTGCGTATCAATGCCGTTGGCCACCGTAGAGTGATAAACCGAATCCGTCACAATCCGGCGCCGGCAAATGGGAATGGCCAGGCGGCGGacccggtgccgccaccgcagcaACCACAGCCGCCACAACAACCGCAGGCCGCCGGTCGCCCGTTCCAGCCACAGGCGCATCCTCCGGGACCACAGCGCATCGTACCGCACGTGATCATCATGCCCGGGTTGGACAACATTCAGGACTTCATTCATCGGCATGGCAATGGAAACCACCATCAGCTGTTCGTCAACCTTGGCATGGGACAACAGCCCGCTAACTATGTGTCGCTCGTAAGCGATCGCAGCATCTGTGCGTACGGTGTGTCTCGGAACGATGCCGTCATCGGCCGCCTCGTGCCAAATCTGACCGGTCTAGAGCGACTGTCGGTGCGCAACTACAAGCTAGTCACCGACATTTCCCTGGAACATCTGGAATCGGCGGCGCCCCATTTACTGCTGCTCGACGTGACCGGAACATCAGTGACGGCTAACGGGGTGCGCGGTTTCCGCCTATCACGGCCAGGGTGTGCCGTCGTCTGCGACTTTGACGATGTTTTGGAATCATCCCCCAAGGACAATGAGCAACCACCGGACGTTCCTCCAGAGGCACAGGCACCGGTCCCTGTCCCGTAG